Genomic DNA from Helicoverpa armigera isolate CAAS_96S chromosome 10, ASM3070526v1, whole genome shotgun sequence:
GATAGCCAGTGCACCAGCCCTAGCTGGAGTGGCCGGAGTAGTGCTGTTCCTACCATTTGTGGACAGATACGGCAGGAAACTTAGCATCATAATCATGAACTTCCTTCAAGCTGTGAGTATTGGAATTTAAAGCTAAGTTCATAAAATTATTCGAGTTTTGAAAAAACATAAGTTTGACTACTGTTTCTTTCAGTTCGTTTGGATAGTCAAACTGATGCCCGCTAGTACCTCCAGCCTCATAGTAGCCAGAGTATTCTGTGGGCTTGCTGGAGGAGGCTGCTTCCACATCGTTCCTATGTATATCAAGGAGATTGCCCAGGACAGCATCCGTGGCACTCTGGCATCCATATTCGTGTTGGCGCAAAGTGCGGGCATCTTCATGATGTACGCGATGGGAGGATTTCTAGATTACTATACAGTTCTCTGGATCGTTGTGGGAATCCCAATTCTGACGTTGGGTCTTTTCTGCAAAGCTCCTGAATCTCCTTCCTTCTTAGTCTCGGTGGGCAAAACTGATGTAAGTTGAGACACATGTCcttttatttcatacttttaatattatgtattgatTTGAATATTTGAGTCCTTTGACTTGTGCTGCCTCTAAAATTATgcttaatgttttctttttgttgttgaTTACAGATTGATAATGTTGTACATATTGTGAGTATTCTCTAAATTGTAGGAAGCAGCCGCGACTCTCGCTCTGTTGAGGGGTATGGATGTCGAAGACAAGGAAATACAAAAAGAACTCGACGATATCAAGAGAGACGATGAATATTTCAAATCTATTCCTGACATTTCCATTATTACAGTGTGTAAGTATTAAActtgtataatatgtatgtataacttAGACCATCATtccatttatttcattttaagcTTATGAGATAAGTCAGATTAAACAATCAGCTTTAATCTAAGCTCTTGTTTTTCAGTCAAAACAAAAGCATGGCGGAAAGCTTTCCTCATCATGGTTATGGTGATCCTGGTTCACGCCACAAATGGAGGGTATTCTATCTTGAACTACGCTTCGATCCTGCTGTCAGACTCAGGAGTGACCATCAGTCCTGAGCTGCAGTCACTAAGCATTCCTATATGTATGATAGTGGGTTCGTTGATGACCATGGCAACGATTGATCGGCTTGGCAGAAAGGTTAGTTCTTTTTGTGTATTTCGTAGATTACTATAATTCTAAAAACAAGAATCTGACTATAATAATGGTGCTCTAAAGAGGATTAATTCGTCTTTGggataacaaattatatatgtTCCCATTTCTGCCCACAGCCGATCCTTGGAATAGCGTTCAGCACGTCAGCAGTAGCATTTGCCTCTATTGCGACGTCAATACTGCTGAAGAGGTTCGGGTATTCGACTCCCGGGTGGATCAACGTCACAATGCTGATGATCTGTGTCTGTTGCTACGGCGGTGGCGTCTCTCCGATACCGTTCATTGTGATGCCtgaaatattcaattttcaGGTATGCAGATAGATTTTATTCTGCAATGCAATCTTATTTTTGCATTGCGTCTCGAAGCACCCTTGCGTTACTAAGTGTTCTTATATTAGTCCCGACGTTTGATGAGACTTCTCttaaattcaaaatcatatCCGACATTTACAGTAATCTCTATGATTTTCTTACAGATTCGCGCAAAACTGATTGGCTACCTGGTAATGCTTGCGTGGTTCATGAGTTTCATCCAACTCCTCGCGTTTGGAGTCCTCACCAGCAGCTACGGAGCTCACGTGGGCTTCTTCATCTTTGTGGGCCTCAACATCTTGGGCACTGTGGTCGCCCTGGTGATCATGCCAGAGACCAAAGGGAAGAATGTGGAGCAGATAGAGAGGGAATTAGCGGGAGAAGTTGCTAAAGACGTAGAAAAAGAAGTCTATTAGTGACGGTTTTTGGGATTTAATCCTACTACAAAGCATTAATTAtgacaaatttttatttttatttagcaaaaTTGGTGTGTAATACGATATTTTGGAATGTATAAAGGAtagattttatgtttaaataactTCCTCAACGAAGTATCAAACTCGTGaataaatggaatatttttgatagtatcagagtattttataaaatgttcttCCTTTTATTACGTTAAACATTTCACACCTAGCAAAATTTATCACAGCTCTCGATAAAATTTCCAACACACCTCTTAATTGGGTTTATTGTGGAGATAATTTAATTGGCCGTCATTAAACTTTATAATAGGATCCTCAATtcttttaaaccaaaaaaattaAGGGAAATGTGACTCGAATTTCGTATATCAAAAAACCGGGACATATAAACAAGCCATGTCATAATGAAAATGGCCAATACATAAAGCTTAGCATCATCGGGTGCAGTAAAGTCGTCGGCCGCGACGGCTGTATACCGCGGCTCATCATTCGCGCTCAGTAGTTCCATGTGCTCGTTAAACTGTCCAAACTCGTGAACCGCTTTATCTTTCACTTTGATAGATGGACATTTTTACGACCTTTCTCTAAAACTTCAAATACGGGACTTGATGGGCTGTTGGGAATTAGCAATCATAAGTGATGTAAAATAATCATCAAACAGTACAAGAACATTATTACACTGACAAAATCGAATGTTCAATACTGTATTCTATAATGAATAATGAAATTGCGCTAATTCTTTACCCGATTTCCTATTGACTATACAAGGAAACTTCATATCGTGTTAAATATTTGCCAGTCACCATGATATAGCAGTTCTACACATTAGGTTTCAGCAGTTGTGGTGGGTAATTAGAAAATGATTGAGCTTTTTCATGaaaagtgataaatatttttagtttatggAGAGTTTTAACACTAGTTTAATCGACTAATGTTATCTCTAACATCAATTAACAGTCCGCTAATTCATTGATCgaaaccattaaaataattaacaaaaaataagcaataaattattcatgaaTCCAGAAGTCACAAGATATTGTTATGTATGTGATAATCTGTACGAAACAGACTGTTGGTAATAATGCGGAGAAATAAAGTGTTCGTAGAGGGCGATAAATTTGGGCGGGTTGCCGTCCCGGGCCGGACATAAATCACGGTACAAAAATGAGGCCTTGGCAATTTTGCCCTAAGTGTGTATTGTCAAATATGCTATTTATTATTCTCGTTAGGGCAACACGGCCACTTAGTTTTTGAGTCCGCTGCGGGTCTTGTAAACTGAGCCTTTTATAACTTGTTTATGTCCTGCTTTAAATTATGCGTCATGGGATGTGGTTTTTATGTTAACAGCGTTTTGGAACGAAGTTGCTTCGAATTTACTCaac
This window encodes:
- the LOC110374213 gene encoding facilitated trehalose transporter Tret1, whose translation is MTVSGFSESKGHTRVQWAVTILCNMSLLTYGLQCGWVSPMTKILQSQESPTGRPLTDTEISWIASAPALAGVAGVVLFLPFVDRYGRKLSIIIMNFLQAFVWIVKLMPASTSSLIVARVFCGLAGGGCFHIVPMYIKEIAQDSIRGTLASIFVLAQSAGIFMMYAMGGFLDYYTVLWIVVGIPILTLGLFCKAPESPSFLVSVGKTDEAAATLALLRGMDVEDKEIQKELDDIKRDDEYFKSIPDISIITVFKTKAWRKAFLIMVMVILVHATNGGYSILNYASILLSDSGVTISPELQSLSIPICMIVGSLMTMATIDRLGRKPILGIAFSTSAVAFASIATSILLKRFGYSTPGWINVTMLMICVCCYGGGVSPIPFIVMPEIFNFQIRAKLIGYLVMLAWFMSFIQLLAFGVLTSSYGAHVGFFIFVGLNILGTVVALVIMPETKGKNVEQIERELAGEVAKDVEKEVY